A stretch of Bacillus pseudomycoides DNA encodes these proteins:
- a CDS encoding GTP pyrophosphokinase family protein — protein MNRNWEEFLAPYHQAVAELKVKLKGMRSQFTMLTEHSPIEFVTGRVKSVASIIDKAEKRNVPLDRLGEEMQDIAGLRMMCQFVDEIKPVVEYLRKRNDFEIVEERDYVTQKKESGYRSYHVVISYPVQTICGEKKVLVEIQIRTLAMNFWATIEHSLNYKYSGRFPEDIKVRLQRAAEAAFLLDEEMSSIRLEIQEAQKVFSRKQEAKESES, from the coding sequence ATGAATCGTAATTGGGAAGAATTTTTAGCGCCGTACCACCAAGCGGTGGCAGAGCTAAAAGTAAAGTTAAAAGGAATGCGTTCTCAGTTTACAATGTTAACAGAACACTCTCCGATTGAATTTGTAACAGGCAGGGTAAAGTCGGTTGCAAGTATTATTGATAAGGCAGAAAAGCGAAATGTACCGCTTGATCGGCTCGGAGAAGAGATGCAGGACATCGCTGGTCTTCGGATGATGTGTCAATTTGTTGATGAGATTAAGCCTGTTGTCGAATATCTTCGAAAACGAAATGACTTTGAAATTGTGGAAGAGCGAGATTATGTGACACAAAAGAAAGAAAGTGGTTATCGTTCGTATCACGTTGTAATTAGTTATCCTGTGCAAACGATTTGTGGAGAGAAAAAAGTATTAGTTGAAATTCAAATTCGAACGTTAGCAATGAATTTTTGGGCAACAATTGAGCATTCTCTAAATTACAAATATAGTGGGCGTTTTCCAGAAGATATTAAAGTGCGCCTTCAGCGTGCGGCAGAAGCAGCATTTTTATTAGATGAAGAAATGTCTTCGATTCGTCTTGAAATTCAAGAAGCACAAAAGGTTTTTTCGCGCAAACAAGAAGCGAAAGAATCCGAATCATAA
- the prpE gene encoding bis(5'-nucleosyl)-tetraphosphatase PrpE has product MKYDIIGDIHGCLEEFQALTKQLGYNWDSGLPIHPEKRQLAFVGDITDRGPASLRMIEIVWELVMNKKEAYYAPGNHCNKLYRYFIGRKVQVSHGLETTVAEYEALPTREQKVVQKKFIDLYEQAPLYHVLDNKKLIVCHAGIRQDYIGRTDKKVQTFVLYGDITGEKHPDGSPVRRDWAKYYEGEAWIVYGHTPVAEPRFVNRTVNIDTGAVFGGKLTGLRYPEMETVSVPSSMPFVPEKFRAFT; this is encoded by the coding sequence ATGAAATACGACATTATCGGGGATATTCACGGCTGTTTAGAAGAGTTTCAAGCGTTAACAAAGCAGCTCGGTTATAACTGGGATAGTGGTCTCCCTATTCACCCAGAGAAGAGACAGCTTGCTTTTGTTGGAGATATTACCGACCGTGGCCCGGCCTCCCTTCGCATGATTGAAATTGTGTGGGAGCTTGTTATGAATAAAAAAGAAGCTTATTATGCTCCTGGCAATCATTGCAACAAGCTGTATCGTTATTTTATTGGACGTAAAGTACAGGTATCACATGGTTTAGAAACAACTGTCGCTGAATATGAAGCGTTACCTACGCGTGAGCAAAAAGTAGTACAGAAAAAATTTATTGATCTTTACGAACAGGCACCGCTCTATCACGTTCTTGATAACAAAAAACTCATTGTCTGTCACGCTGGTATTCGCCAAGATTATATTGGAAGGACGGATAAGAAAGTCCAAACTTTCGTATTATACGGCGATATTACGGGGGAAAAACATCCTGATGGCTCTCCTGTTCGCCGTGATTGGGCGAAATATTATGAAGGAGAAGCGTGGATTGTATACGGCCATACCCCTGTGGCAGAACCCCGTTTTGTCAATCGTACGGTAAATATTGATACAGGGGCTGTATTTGGCGGGAAGCTAACAGGCCTTCGATACCCTGAAATGGAGACCGTTTCTGTACCTTCTTCGATGCCGTTTGTGCCAGAGAAATTCCGAGCGTTTACATAA
- a CDS encoding CYTH domain-containing protein has protein sequence MTQEIEIEFKNMVTEEEFQALCSAFSVTSFTKQVNHYFETPHFALKAAGSALRIRHKGGAYTLTLKQPAEIGLLETHQPVTEEEAKRILETNQLIAGSVLDQLHTLQIPVSTLSYMGSLTTERAETTYKDGTLVFDHSFYYNHDDYELEYEVQDEAAGKTNFLNLLNKYHIPVRHTKNKVQRFFLAKQNEAR, from the coding sequence ATGACACAAGAAATTGAAATTGAATTTAAAAATATGGTTACAGAAGAAGAGTTTCAAGCACTATGTAGCGCCTTTTCTGTGACGTCATTTACAAAACAAGTGAATCATTATTTTGAAACACCTCATTTCGCTTTAAAAGCAGCAGGCTCTGCTCTTCGTATTCGTCACAAAGGCGGAGCTTATACATTAACGTTAAAACAACCAGCTGAAATTGGATTACTTGAAACTCATCAACCTGTAACAGAAGAAGAAGCTAAGCGAATACTGGAAACAAATCAGCTCATTGCAGGTTCTGTACTAGATCAACTACATACACTCCAAATACCTGTTTCTACTTTATCTTATATGGGAAGCTTAACAACAGAGCGAGCAGAAACTACCTATAAAGACGGCACACTTGTATTTGATCATAGTTTCTATTACAATCACGATGATTATGAACTTGAGTATGAAGTACAAGATGAGGCAGCTGGCAAAACCAATTTCCTCAATTTATTAAACAAATATCATATCCCTGTTCGCCATACAAAAAATAAAGTACAACGCTTTTTTCTTGCAAAACAAAACGAAGCACGCTAA
- the pepF gene encoding oligoendopeptidase F: MSEQTKAKTLPERSEIEEINKWRLEDIFQTDEEWEKEFQAVKELLPRLAEFKGKLGDSADSLLEALQYEDEVSMRLGKLYTYAHMRYDQDTTNSVYQALNDRATNLYSQASSGMAYIVPEILTIPEEKLQSFLQENKELSIYEHALEEITRQRPHVLSEAEEALLAEAAEVMSASSNTFGMLNNADLKFPSIKDENGEEVEVTHGRYIQFLESDDRRVRHDAFHAVYETYGKYKNTFASTLSGAVKRNNFNARVRKYDSARQAALSNNNIPETVYDQLVETVNANLHLLHRYIDIRKRALGLDELHMYDLYTPLVPEVKMNVKYEEAQDILLKSLNVLGDEYVEILKEAYENRWVDVYENKGKRSGAYSSGAYGTNPYILMNWHDNVNNLFTLAHEFGHSVHSYYTRKTQPHVYGDYSIFVAEVASTCNEAILNDYLLKTTEDKKERLYLLNHYLEGFRGTVFRQTMFAEFEHIIHKKVQEGHAVTPDMLTEIYYDLNKKYFGDALVIDKEIGIEWSRIPHFYYNYYVYQYATGFSAATALSKQILEEGQPAVERYINEFLKAGSSDYPIEVLKKAGVDMASPEPVKEALQVFEEKLNELEALLFEGK; encoded by the coding sequence ATGTCTGAACAAACAAAAGCAAAAACATTACCAGAACGTAGTGAGATTGAAGAAATAAATAAATGGCGCTTGGAAGATATTTTCCAAACGGATGAAGAATGGGAAAAAGAATTTCAAGCAGTGAAAGAGTTATTACCGAGGTTAGCTGAATTTAAAGGGAAACTTGGTGATTCAGCTGATTCATTATTAGAAGCTTTACAATATGAAGATGAAGTCTCAATGAGATTAGGAAAATTATATACATATGCTCATATGCGTTACGATCAAGATACAACAAATTCTGTTTATCAAGCGTTAAATGATCGAGCAACAAACTTATATTCACAAGCATCTAGCGGCATGGCATATATCGTTCCTGAAATTTTAACAATCCCAGAAGAGAAGTTGCAATCTTTCTTACAAGAAAATAAAGAATTAAGCATATATGAACATGCGTTAGAAGAAATTACACGTCAGCGTCCGCATGTACTATCAGAAGCTGAAGAAGCACTACTAGCTGAAGCGGCTGAAGTGATGAGTGCATCAAGTAATACATTTGGTATGCTGAATAATGCGGACTTAAAATTCCCATCGATTAAAGATGAGAATGGGGAAGAAGTAGAAGTCACACATGGCCGTTATATTCAATTTTTAGAAAGCGATGATCGCCGTGTTCGTCATGATGCATTCCATGCGGTTTATGAAACATATGGAAAATATAAAAATACATTTGCGAGCACACTTAGTGGTGCAGTGAAACGTAATAATTTCAACGCTCGCGTTCGTAAATATGATTCTGCACGTCAAGCTGCGTTAAGTAATAATAACATTCCTGAGACAGTATATGATCAACTTGTTGAGACAGTAAATGCTAACTTACATTTATTGCACCGTTACATTGACATTCGTAAGCGTGCATTAGGACTTGATGAACTGCATATGTACGACCTATATACACCGCTTGTACCAGAAGTCAAAATGAATGTAAAATATGAAGAAGCACAAGACATTCTACTTAAATCATTAAACGTTCTTGGCGATGAATATGTTGAAATTTTGAAAGAAGCATATGAAAACCGCTGGGTAGATGTATATGAAAATAAAGGGAAACGAAGCGGGGCTTATTCATCTGGTGCATATGGGACAAATCCGTATATTTTAATGAACTGGCATGATAATGTAAACAATTTATTTACACTGGCACATGAGTTTGGTCATTCTGTACATAGCTACTATACAAGAAAAACACAACCACATGTATACGGTGACTATTCAATCTTCGTTGCAGAAGTTGCATCAACTTGTAACGAAGCAATTTTAAATGATTATTTATTAAAAACGACAGAAGACAAGAAAGAGCGTTTATATTTATTAAATCATTATTTAGAAGGATTCCGCGGGACTGTATTCCGTCAAACGATGTTTGCTGAATTTGAACATATCATTCATAAAAAAGTACAAGAAGGGCATGCTGTTACGCCAGATATGTTAACTGAAATCTACTATGATTTAAATAAAAAATACTTTGGTGATGCTTTAGTCATCGATAAAGAAATTGGTATAGAGTGGTCTCGTATTCCGCACTTCTATTACAACTATTATGTATATCAATATGCAACAGGGTTTAGTGCGGCAACAGCTTTATCAAAACAAATTTTAGAAGAAGGGCAACCAGCAGTAGAGCGTTATATTAACGAATTCTTAAAAGCAGGAAGCTCTGATTATCCAATTGAAGTGCTGAAAAAAGCAGGTGTAGATATGGCATCTCCAGAGCCTGTTAAAGAAGCGCTACAAGTATTTGAAGAGAAGTTAAATGAATTAGAAGCGCTATTATTTGAAGGTAAATAA
- the fabI gene encoding enoyl-ACP reductase FabI translates to MNLLNLKGKNIIVMGVANQRSIAWGIARSLHEAGANLIFTYAGERLEKNVRDLAESLEGQQSLVLPCDVTNDEDIARCFQSIKEEVGVVHGLAHCIAFANRDDLKGEFVDTSRDGFLLAQNISSFSLTAVARAAKPLMTEGGSIVTLTYLGGERVVSNYNVMGVAKASLDASVRYLANDLGQHNIRVNSVSAGPIRTLSAKGVGDFNSILKQIEERAPLRRNITQEEVGNTALFLFSDLASGVTGENIHVDSGYHILG, encoded by the coding sequence ATGAATCTTCTCAACTTAAAAGGAAAAAACATTATTGTCATGGGAGTTGCGAACCAACGAAGCATTGCTTGGGGTATCGCTCGTTCACTGCATGAGGCAGGAGCAAACTTAATTTTCACATATGCAGGTGAGCGTCTAGAAAAAAACGTACGTGATCTAGCAGAATCATTAGAAGGACAGCAATCACTTGTTTTACCATGTGACGTAACAAACGATGAAGATATCGCGCGTTGCTTCCAATCCATTAAAGAAGAAGTAGGAGTTGTCCACGGATTAGCACACTGCATCGCATTCGCAAATCGTGATGACTTAAAAGGTGAATTCGTTGATACATCTCGTGACGGATTCTTACTAGCACAAAACATTAGCTCATTCTCATTAACAGCAGTTGCAAGAGCTGCGAAGCCATTAATGACAGAAGGCGGCAGCATCGTTACATTAACATACCTTGGCGGAGAGCGCGTTGTATCAAACTACAACGTAATGGGTGTTGCAAAAGCATCACTTGACGCAAGTGTAAGATACTTAGCAAACGACTTAGGACAGCACAACATTCGCGTAAACTCTGTATCAGCAGGACCAATCCGTACGCTATCAGCTAAAGGTGTTGGCGACTTCAACAGCATCTTAAAACAAATCGAAGAACGCGCACCACTTCGTCGTAACATAACACAAGAAGAAGTAGGTAACACAGCGTTATTCTTATTCAGTGACTTAGCAAGTGGTGTTACTGGTGAGAACATTCATGTGGATTCTGGGTATCATATTTTAGGGTAA
- a CDS encoding globin — MNKQPMTPFEAIGGEQVIAALVDTFYSYVSEHPDLSPIFPDDLTETARKQKQFLTQYLGGPSLYTEEHGHPMLRARHLPFEITPKRAKAWLACMEQAMEDTGLHGQIREFVFERLRLTAQHMVNTPNETGEA, encoded by the coding sequence ATGAACAAGCAACCTATGACACCATTTGAAGCAATTGGCGGTGAACAAGTCATTGCAGCATTAGTCGATACGTTTTATTCCTATGTCAGTGAACACCCTGACTTATCTCCCATCTTCCCAGACGATTTGACAGAAACAGCCAGGAAACAGAAGCAATTTCTAACGCAATATTTAGGTGGACCAAGTTTGTACACAGAAGAACACGGTCATCCTATGTTAAGAGCACGCCATCTCCCTTTTGAGATTACACCAAAGCGAGCAAAAGCCTGGTTAGCATGTATGGAGCAAGCGATGGAAGATACGGGGCTACACGGGCAAATTCGAGAATTTGTTTTTGAACGTTTACGATTAACTGCGCAGCATATGGTCAACACTCCAAACGAAACAGGTGAAGCGTAA
- a CDS encoding FtsW/RodA/SpoVE family cell cycle protein has protein sequence MKDKNSQYRIDYILILIVLAIAIVSCFAIASAQPSLPPALQKVNFVAKQIQWYVIGSIAVVAIMVIDFDRYKQIAWYLYGFAMVLLIGLELKVPGAVTIKGATAWYSVPGLGNFQPSEIMKLFLIIVIGRIIVNHNEKYPFRSPREDLILLGKIFGASLPPLLLIAKEPDLGNTMVISAMIAAMILVSGVRWRFIFGLAGIVVAAASTLTYIYFEHTAFFKEHILKEYQLDRFYGWLAPYEYETQGYQLRQSVLATGSGELRGKGWENGQVYFPEPHTDFIFTNIAEQFGFLGASVVISLFFLLIYRMIHIALESNDPFGSYLCAGTIGMFTFQVFQNIGMTIGLLPITGITLPLMSYGGSSLLTYMIAIGFILNVRSRTKTFMFD, from the coding sequence GTGAAAGATAAGAATTCCCAATATCGAATAGATTATATATTGATCCTGATTGTACTCGCAATTGCAATTGTTAGTTGTTTTGCCATTGCAAGTGCTCAACCATCTTTACCACCAGCTCTGCAAAAAGTAAACTTTGTAGCAAAACAAATTCAATGGTATGTCATTGGGTCCATCGCAGTTGTCGCGATTATGGTTATTGATTTTGATCGATATAAACAAATCGCTTGGTATTTGTATGGATTTGCAATGGTTTTACTTATTGGACTTGAATTAAAAGTTCCTGGAGCAGTAACAATTAAAGGAGCTACTGCTTGGTACAGTGTTCCGGGCCTTGGTAATTTCCAGCCTTCCGAGATTATGAAATTATTTTTAATCATTGTTATTGGCCGCATTATCGTCAATCATAATGAAAAGTATCCATTTCGCTCGCCACGCGAGGATTTAATTTTACTCGGCAAAATATTTGGCGCAAGTTTACCACCACTACTTTTAATTGCGAAAGAACCTGATTTAGGAAATACAATGGTTATTTCAGCAATGATTGCAGCAATGATTTTAGTTTCAGGTGTACGCTGGCGCTTTATTTTCGGTTTAGCTGGCATTGTTGTAGCAGCTGCTTCGACGCTAACGTATATTTATTTTGAACATACAGCATTCTTTAAAGAACATATTCTAAAAGAATATCAATTAGATCGTTTCTACGGCTGGCTAGCACCTTATGAATACGAAACGCAAGGATATCAGTTGAGGCAATCTGTTTTAGCAACTGGATCAGGTGAATTGCGTGGTAAGGGGTGGGAAAATGGTCAAGTATATTTCCCGGAACCGCATACCGATTTTATTTTCACAAACATTGCCGAGCAATTCGGATTTTTAGGAGCCAGTGTTGTTATTTCACTTTTCTTCCTTCTTATTTATCGAATGATTCATATTGCTTTAGAAAGTAATGATCCATTCGGTAGCTATTTATGCGCAGGAACGATTGGAATGTTTACGTTCCAAGTATTCCAAAATATCGGGATGACAATTGGATTGCTTCCGATTACAGGGATTACGCTTCCTCTTATGAGTTATGGAGGTAGTTCCTTACTAACATATATGATTGCGATTGGCTTCATACTGAACGTACGATCACGAACGAAAACATTTATGTTTGACTAA
- a CDS encoding RluA family pseudouridine synthase → MRRFTLKWCMTEAEKGMLIREFLKAKGISKAALTDIKFQGGAIEVDGKHATVRHVLQAGEELQVFFPLEERSEGMLAENIPLNVVYEDDSVLVISKAPYMSTIPSREHPAGSVANALLYHYDKQNLASTVHIVTRLDRDTSGLMLIAKNRFIHHLLSKQHQQKQVQRTYEAIVHGELVEESGTIDAPIGRKNDSIIERIVCEDGQKAVTHFQVLERFPDKTRVSLQLETGRTHQIRVHMAYLGHPLLGDDLYGGSKSEMKRQALHSTSLTFYHPVLEKQMTFHGDVPEDMKEVL, encoded by the coding sequence TTGAGAAGATTTACATTAAAATGGTGTATGACAGAAGCAGAGAAGGGAATGCTCATTCGGGAGTTTCTAAAAGCAAAAGGGATTTCTAAAGCTGCTTTGACAGATATAAAGTTCCAAGGCGGGGCAATTGAAGTAGACGGTAAGCATGCGACAGTGCGGCACGTATTACAAGCTGGAGAAGAATTGCAAGTCTTCTTTCCACTTGAGGAAAGAAGTGAAGGAATGCTTGCTGAAAATATTCCTTTGAACGTTGTATATGAAGATGACTCTGTACTCGTAATTAGTAAAGCACCATACATGTCAACGATTCCGTCTAGAGAACATCCGGCCGGAAGTGTTGCGAATGCGCTTTTATATCATTATGATAAGCAAAATCTTGCAAGTACAGTGCACATTGTAACACGGCTCGATCGCGATACGTCAGGACTGATGCTGATTGCGAAAAATCGCTTCATTCATCATCTTTTATCAAAACAGCATCAGCAAAAGCAAGTGCAACGAACATATGAAGCAATCGTTCATGGTGAATTGGTAGAAGAATCGGGAACCATTGATGCGCCGATTGGAAGAAAAAACGACAGCATTATTGAGCGGATTGTATGTGAAGATGGTCAAAAAGCAGTTACGCATTTTCAAGTGCTAGAGAGATTTCCTGATAAGACGCGCGTTTCACTACAGTTAGAAACAGGAAGAACGCATCAAATTCGTGTACATATGGCATATTTAGGCCATCCGCTGTTAGGAGATGACTTGTATGGAGGTAGTAAGTCCGAGATGAAGCGACAAGCGCTTCATAGTACGAGTTTAACCTTCTATCATCCAGTGTTAGAAAAACAGATGACCTTTCATGGGGATGTGCCGGAAGATATGAAAGAAGTATTATAG
- a CDS encoding competence protein CoiA — protein MFVATRENGEKVHLLHRQDEKELQMMRKKNRFFCPICRREVQLKLGKQKRWHFAHKKVNQCLVSSEPESAYHMRGKEQLYRWLKSQGFHVKIEHYLPEIRQRPDLFIEMKGRQIAIEYQCASLSTEQLLKRTSSYWKIGIQIIWILGGNQMKRHSAYWISLSSFHFLCIQSYPQPSLLFFCPNEKSFMKCEILTPFSTNVYFSHIIHFPVRTVTFEELFCKAPVTKERLEREWQKKKTYFRTNVLPIWNYSHKSLLHLLYQYHLFPSCFPSEVGVPLPSAFALQTHPFIWQALLCIDFIGKFKTGEYFSLHAVFSYVNKRRSIQRRPLPYFSQNVWQRAIVEYVTFLCKVGMIEKVDVHKYRKMKQFTMPKTEGEIKECDAICLSHALSLFEIKYNMRKGKADIIKEYMEGFT, from the coding sequence ATGTTTGTCGCAACGAGGGAGAACGGCGAAAAGGTTCATCTTCTTCATAGACAAGATGAAAAAGAACTACAAATGATGCGAAAAAAGAACCGCTTTTTTTGCCCGATTTGTAGGCGAGAGGTGCAGCTCAAGCTAGGTAAACAAAAGAGATGGCATTTTGCTCATAAAAAAGTAAATCAGTGCCTCGTTTCATCTGAGCCTGAATCAGCTTATCATATGCGCGGGAAGGAACAGTTATATAGATGGCTCAAGTCGCAAGGATTTCATGTGAAAATCGAACATTACCTTCCAGAGATTCGCCAAAGACCCGATCTGTTTATTGAAATGAAAGGGAGACAGATTGCAATTGAATACCAATGTGCCTCTTTATCCACGGAACAGCTATTAAAACGAACTTCTTCATATTGGAAAATAGGGATACAAATCATTTGGATATTAGGTGGAAATCAAATGAAAAGGCACTCTGCTTATTGGATTTCATTATCCTCGTTTCACTTTCTCTGCATACAATCTTATCCTCAGCCATCACTTCTCTTTTTTTGTCCCAATGAAAAGTCATTTATGAAATGCGAAATTCTTACCCCGTTCTCTACAAATGTTTATTTTTCACATATCATTCATTTTCCGGTGCGTACCGTTACTTTTGAGGAACTCTTTTGCAAGGCTCCGGTTACGAAAGAACGATTGGAGCGGGAATGGCAAAAGAAAAAGACTTATTTTCGAACGAATGTCCTTCCAATCTGGAATTATAGTCATAAATCACTTTTACACCTCTTATATCAATATCATCTTTTTCCCTCTTGTTTTCCATCTGAAGTTGGTGTTCCTCTTCCGTCTGCATTTGCATTGCAAACACATCCTTTTATATGGCAAGCTCTTCTTTGTATAGACTTCATTGGCAAATTTAAAACTGGAGAATACTTTTCATTACATGCTGTTTTTTCCTATGTGAATAAACGAAGAAGTATTCAGCGGCGCCCGTTACCATATTTTTCGCAAAATGTATGGCAACGGGCGATCGTAGAATATGTAACGTTTTTATGTAAAGTAGGGATGATTGAAAAAGTAGATGTGCATAAGTACCGAAAAATGAAGCAATTTACGATGCCAAAAACAGAAGGGGAAATAAAAGAATGTGATGCGATTTGTTTGTCGCATGCGTTATCTTTGTTTGAGATAAAGTACAACATGAGAAAAGGAAAAGCGGATATAATAAAAGAGTACATGGAAGGATTTACATAA
- a CDS encoding NAD kinase: protein MKFAIMSKGDQSSNALASTMTDYLQDFGFTMDETEPDIVISVGGDGTLLYAFHRYNNRLAETAFVGVHTGHLGFYADWLPTEVEKLVIAIAKTPFQVVEYPLLEVIIRYVNGSKESQYLAMNEATVKSAEGTLVTEVEIRGEYFETFRGDGLCISTPSGSTAYNKALGGAIIHPSIEAIQIAEMASINNRVFRTVGSPLVLPKHHTCVLKPAAGMNLQITVDHLTMVHQDVKSIQYRVANEKVRFVRFRPFPFWKRVRDSFVAGE from the coding sequence ATGAAATTTGCAATTATGTCAAAGGGAGATCAATCATCAAACGCACTTGCAAGTACAATGACAGATTACTTGCAGGACTTTGGATTTACAATGGATGAAACGGAACCCGATATTGTAATTTCTGTTGGGGGAGATGGGACGCTTTTATACGCGTTTCATCGCTATAATAATCGATTAGCTGAAACAGCATTTGTTGGTGTGCATACGGGACATTTAGGTTTCTATGCAGATTGGTTGCCAACAGAGGTAGAAAAACTTGTGATTGCGATTGCGAAAACACCGTTTCAAGTGGTGGAATACCCACTTTTAGAAGTCATTATTCGCTACGTGAATGGAAGTAAAGAATCACAGTATTTAGCAATGAATGAAGCGACAGTAAAAAGCGCAGAAGGAACATTAGTAACAGAGGTAGAAATTCGTGGAGAATATTTTGAAACGTTCCGCGGAGACGGTCTTTGTATTTCTACTCCTTCTGGAAGTACAGCCTATAATAAAGCGCTAGGCGGAGCGATCATTCATCCTTCGATTGAAGCGATACAAATTGCGGAAATGGCTTCGATTAATAACCGTGTGTTCCGTACAGTCGGTTCACCGCTCGTTTTACCGAAGCACCATACATGTGTTTTAAAGCCAGCAGCAGGAATGAATTTACAAATTACGGTCGATCATTTAACGATGGTTCATCAAGACGTAAAGTCAATTCAATACCGCGTTGCAAACGAGAAGGTGAGATTCGTTCGTTTTCGCCCATTCCCATTTTGGAAACGTGTTCGCGATTCGTTCGTTGCGGGTGAATAG
- a CDS encoding ClpXP adapter SpxH family protein, translating to MDKQEAKHMRIPSLSKCEHKSVEAYLFIDPLCMECWEIEPVIMKLWLEYGKYFSIRHILTGKVEGAIASPHKWNKPANIRFVWEKTTSLQGFSCDGKVHMQDASSSPYLVSIAIKAAELQGRKAGSKFLRKLQEYIFLENVSKPDLELLLACAQQSGIDVEEFKKDLHSISAKKAFQCDLKFTNEMHITEIPSLVFFHANSDEEGIKIAGIYSYDVYVQLLKEIVKCDIEPAPLPSLEVLLETMQFMSSKEIAFIYDCPQQEIERELKKLLLKRKVRMIEVKCERYWKWIAKEKDPV from the coding sequence ATGGATAAACAGGAAGCAAAGCATATGCGCATTCCTTCTCTTTCCAAGTGCGAACATAAGTCTGTAGAAGCCTATTTGTTTATTGATCCACTTTGCATGGAGTGCTGGGAAATCGAACCAGTCATAATGAAGTTATGGCTCGAATACGGAAAATATTTTTCAATTCGGCACATATTAACCGGCAAAGTGGAAGGGGCCATCGCCTCCCCACACAAATGGAATAAACCTGCTAATATTCGATTTGTGTGGGAAAAAACAACAAGTTTACAAGGCTTTTCATGCGACGGAAAGGTACATATGCAAGATGCCTCATCTTCACCATATTTAGTTTCTATTGCAATTAAAGCAGCTGAATTACAAGGCCGAAAAGCAGGTTCGAAATTTTTGCGGAAACTTCAAGAATACATTTTTCTTGAAAATGTATCAAAACCAGATTTGGAATTACTACTTGCATGTGCACAGCAAAGCGGCATTGATGTCGAAGAATTCAAAAAAGATTTACATTCGATTAGTGCAAAAAAAGCATTTCAGTGCGATTTAAAATTTACAAATGAAATGCACATTACCGAAATCCCTTCTCTTGTATTTTTTCATGCAAATTCAGATGAGGAAGGCATTAAGATTGCGGGAATTTATTCGTATGATGTGTACGTACAACTCTTAAAAGAAATTGTAAAATGTGACATTGAGCCAGCACCATTACCATCGTTAGAAGTATTATTAGAAACGATGCAATTTATGTCTTCTAAAGAAATCGCATTTATCTATGACTGCCCGCAGCAAGAAATAGAACGTGAGCTCAAAAAATTATTATTAAAAAGAAAAGTACGAATGATCGAAGTAAAATGTGAGCGTTATTGGAAATGGATTGCAAAAGAAAAAGACCCGGTATAA